One window of Choristoneura fumiferana chromosome 13, NRCan_CFum_1, whole genome shotgun sequence genomic DNA carries:
- the AP-1sigma gene encoding AP-1 complex subunit sigma-2 isoform X1 yields the protein MSKTSNIGCGRTAHFLSVRTSKEVTPHNRKHQPKLVDMMQFMLLFSRQGKLRLQKWYVAHPDKLKKKITRELITTVLARKPKMCSFLEWKDVKVVYKRYASLYFCCAMEQEDNELLTLELIHRYVELLDKYFGSVCELDIIFNFEKAYFILDELVLGGELQETSKKNVLKAIAAQDLLQEEETPQGFFEDHGLG from the exons ATGTCAAAAACGTCAAATATAGGCTGCGGGCGGACCGCACATTTTTTATCAGTTCGTACTTCGAAGGAAGTCACGCCACACAACCGGAAGCACCAACCGAAGTTGGTGGATATG atGCAATTTATGCTGTTATTTAGTCGGCAAGGCAAGTTGCGGCTGCAGAAATGGTACGTGGCGCACCCTGACAAACTGAAGAAGAAGATTACCCGCGAACTGATCACCACAGTGCTGGCGAGGAAGCCCAAGATGTGCTCGTTCCTTGAGTGGAAAGACGTCAAAGTGGTTTATAAGAG GTATGCATCGCTGTACTTCTGCTGTGCAATGGAGCAGGAGGATAATGAGCTGCTCACACTTGAGCTCATACACCGCTATGTTGAACTCCTCGACAAATACTTTGGCAGT GTGTGCGAGCTGGACATAATCTTCAACTTCGAGAAGGCATACTTCATCTTGGACGAGCTGGTGCTGGGCGGGGAGCTGCAAGAGACCAGCAAGAAGAACGTCCTAAAGGCTATCGCCGCCCAGGACCTGCTACAGGAG
- the AP-1sigma gene encoding AP-1 complex subunit sigma-2 isoform X5 has translation MMQFMLLFSRQGKLRLQKWYVAHPDKLKKKITRELITTVLARKPKMCSFLEWKDVKVVYKRYASLYFCCAMEQEDNELLTLELIHRYVELLDKYFGSVCELDIIFNFEKAYFILDELVLGGELQETSKKNVLKAIAAQDLLQEEETPQGFFEDHGLG, from the exons ATG atGCAATTTATGCTGTTATTTAGTCGGCAAGGCAAGTTGCGGCTGCAGAAATGGTACGTGGCGCACCCTGACAAACTGAAGAAGAAGATTACCCGCGAACTGATCACCACAGTGCTGGCGAGGAAGCCCAAGATGTGCTCGTTCCTTGAGTGGAAAGACGTCAAAGTGGTTTATAAGAG GTATGCATCGCTGTACTTCTGCTGTGCAATGGAGCAGGAGGATAATGAGCTGCTCACACTTGAGCTCATACACCGCTATGTTGAACTCCTCGACAAATACTTTGGCAGT GTGTGCGAGCTGGACATAATCTTCAACTTCGAGAAGGCATACTTCATCTTGGACGAGCTGGTGCTGGGCGGGGAGCTGCAAGAGACCAGCAAGAAGAACGTCCTAAAGGCTATCGCCGCCCAGGACCTGCTACAGGAG
- the AP-1sigma gene encoding AP-1 complex subunit sigma-2 isoform X4, producing MSKTSNIGCGRTAHFLSVRTSKEVTPHNRKHQPKLVDMMQFMLLFSRQGKLRLQKWYVAHPDKLKKKITRELITTVLARKPKMCSFLEWKDVKVVYKRYASLYFCCAMEQEDNELLTLELIHRYVELLDKYFGSVCELDIIFNFEKAYFILDELVLGGELQETSKKNVLKAIAAQDLLQEDLNDGLLH from the exons ATGTCAAAAACGTCAAATATAGGCTGCGGGCGGACCGCACATTTTTTATCAGTTCGTACTTCGAAGGAAGTCACGCCACACAACCGGAAGCACCAACCGAAGTTGGTGGATATG atGCAATTTATGCTGTTATTTAGTCGGCAAGGCAAGTTGCGGCTGCAGAAATGGTACGTGGCGCACCCTGACAAACTGAAGAAGAAGATTACCCGCGAACTGATCACCACAGTGCTGGCGAGGAAGCCCAAGATGTGCTCGTTCCTTGAGTGGAAAGACGTCAAAGTGGTTTATAAGAG GTATGCATCGCTGTACTTCTGCTGTGCAATGGAGCAGGAGGATAATGAGCTGCTCACACTTGAGCTCATACACCGCTATGTTGAACTCCTCGACAAATACTTTGGCAGT GTGTGCGAGCTGGACATAATCTTCAACTTCGAGAAGGCATACTTCATCTTGGACGAGCTGGTGCTGGGCGGGGAGCTGCAAGAGACCAGCAAGAAGAACGTCCTAAAGGCTATCGCCGCCCAGGACCTGCTACAGGAG GACCTGAACGATGGATTGTTGCACTGA
- the AP-1sigma gene encoding AP-1 complex subunit sigma-2 isoform X2 yields MSKTSNIGCGRTAHFLSVRTSKEVTPHNRKHQPKLVDMMQFMLLFSRQGKLRLQKWYVAHPDKLKKKITRELITTVLARKPKMCSFLEWKDVKVVYKRYASLYFCCAMEQEDNELLTLELIHRYVELLDKYFGSVCELDIIFNFEKAYFILDELVLGGELQETSKKNVLKAIAAQDLLQEDETVDAALREVGLL; encoded by the exons ATGTCAAAAACGTCAAATATAGGCTGCGGGCGGACCGCACATTTTTTATCAGTTCGTACTTCGAAGGAAGTCACGCCACACAACCGGAAGCACCAACCGAAGTTGGTGGATATG atGCAATTTATGCTGTTATTTAGTCGGCAAGGCAAGTTGCGGCTGCAGAAATGGTACGTGGCGCACCCTGACAAACTGAAGAAGAAGATTACCCGCGAACTGATCACCACAGTGCTGGCGAGGAAGCCCAAGATGTGCTCGTTCCTTGAGTGGAAAGACGTCAAAGTGGTTTATAAGAG GTATGCATCGCTGTACTTCTGCTGTGCAATGGAGCAGGAGGATAATGAGCTGCTCACACTTGAGCTCATACACCGCTATGTTGAACTCCTCGACAAATACTTTGGCAGT GTGTGCGAGCTGGACATAATCTTCAACTTCGAGAAGGCATACTTCATCTTGGACGAGCTGGTGCTGGGCGGGGAGCTGCAAGAGACCAGCAAGAAGAACGTCCTAAAGGCTATCGCCGCCCAGGACCTGCTACAGGAG GACGAGACCGTGGACGCGGCGCTGCGCGAGGTGGGGCTCCTCTGA
- the AP-1sigma gene encoding AP-1 complex subunit sigma-2 isoform X3, translating to MIILARSHLVAAAQRGDLTLLFLSRGEFKRDVHMQFMLLFSRQGKLRLQKWYVAHPDKLKKKITRELITTVLARKPKMCSFLEWKDVKVVYKRYASLYFCCAMEQEDNELLTLELIHRYVELLDKYFGSVCELDIIFNFEKAYFILDELVLGGELQETSKKNVLKAIAAQDLLQEEETPQGFFEDHGLG from the exons atGATCATTcttgcaagaagccatcttgtcgctgctgctcaaCGCGgtgacttgacgctactttttttgagtcgcggggaATTCAAAAGAGATGTTCAT atGCAATTTATGCTGTTATTTAGTCGGCAAGGCAAGTTGCGGCTGCAGAAATGGTACGTGGCGCACCCTGACAAACTGAAGAAGAAGATTACCCGCGAACTGATCACCACAGTGCTGGCGAGGAAGCCCAAGATGTGCTCGTTCCTTGAGTGGAAAGACGTCAAAGTGGTTTATAAGAG GTATGCATCGCTGTACTTCTGCTGTGCAATGGAGCAGGAGGATAATGAGCTGCTCACACTTGAGCTCATACACCGCTATGTTGAACTCCTCGACAAATACTTTGGCAGT GTGTGCGAGCTGGACATAATCTTCAACTTCGAGAAGGCATACTTCATCTTGGACGAGCTGGTGCTGGGCGGGGAGCTGCAAGAGACCAGCAAGAAGAACGTCCTAAAGGCTATCGCCGCCCAGGACCTGCTACAGGAG